The Fibrobacter sp. genome contains a region encoding:
- a CDS encoding type II toxin-antitoxin system HicA family toxin — translation MNAKELIKKLEQAGFVLDRIPGSSHRIYKKKGFPQISVPYHGSQDLKKGTENKILKAAGLK, via the coding sequence ATGAATGCAAAAGAGCTAATCAAGAAACTTGAACAGGCGGGATTCGTTCTTGACAGAATTCCTGGGTCATCCCACAGAATCTACAAGAAAAAAGGTTTTCCGCAAATATCGGTACCCTACCACGGATCGCAAGACTTGAAGAAAGGAACCGAAAACAAGATTCTGAAAGCAGCGGGGCTCAAATAA